In the Lysinibacillus sp. PLM2 genome, one interval contains:
- a CDS encoding MFS transporter: MKGIMNNKKREFSVEDTEHFLMKAQVAHVASVGEDGYPYVIPFVYVYEGGSKLYIHIGNLRESHFWTNVKNNQKVSVEVCEMGQIIPGKKYACQSALAYTSVVIFGTIQHITEDSKKEWFYDQLWKKYGDPNWQFEKGGYPALPKTELFEIEIEKMTGKYSEAFSH, encoded by the coding sequence ATGAAAGGGATAATGAACAATAAAAAAAGAGAATTCTCAGTAGAAGATACAGAGCATTTTTTAATGAAGGCGCAAGTGGCACATGTTGCAAGTGTCGGGGAAGACGGATATCCATATGTTATTCCGTTTGTATACGTATATGAAGGTGGATCTAAACTATATATACATATAGGGAACTTGAGAGAAAGTCACTTTTGGACAAACGTTAAAAATAATCAAAAAGTATCTGTTGAAGTTTGTGAAATGGGGCAAATCATTCCGGGGAAAAAATATGCTTGTCAATCTGCATTAGCATATACGAGTGTCGTCATTTTTGGGACGATTCAACATATAACAGAGGATTCAAAGAAAGAATGGTTCTATGATCAGCTTTGGAAAAAATATGGAGACCCTAATTGGCAATTCGAAAAGGGTGGCTATCCAGCACTTCCGAAAACAGAACTCTTTGAAATTGAAATTGAAAAAATGACTGGAAAATATAGTGAAGCTTTTAGCCATTAA
- the ywqN gene encoding putative NAD(P)H-dependent FMN-containing oxidoreductase YwqN, producing the protein MKIVAFIGSSRPNGNTEVLTDVLLENINVRKVYLKDLTIKPIEDMRHTEEGFPIVDDDYDLILDAILESDMLVFSTPIYWYSATGLMKNMIDRISQAIRDQRYPNLKEHLKTVETFVVAVGGDNPRIKGLPLIQQFKYTFDFLNMPFTGYVIGRASKPKEILQDKVALSQARLMNEQIKKLIQSREQS; encoded by the coding sequence ATGAAGATTGTTGCATTTATTGGTAGCTCTCGGCCAAATGGAAATACGGAAGTTTTAACGGATGTGCTTTTAGAAAACATAAATGTTAGAAAGGTATATTTAAAGGATTTAACGATTAAACCTATTGAGGATATGCGTCATACAGAAGAAGGGTTTCCTATTGTAGATGATGATTATGATTTAATCCTAGATGCGATTTTGGAAAGCGATATGCTTGTTTTTTCTACGCCAATTTATTGGTATAGTGCAACAGGCCTGATGAAAAATATGATTGACCGTATTAGTCAAGCCATTCGAGATCAACGGTATCCAAATTTAAAGGAACATCTTAAAACAGTTGAGACGTTTGTCGTTGCAGTTGGTGGAGATAATCCCCGAATTAAAGGTTTACCATTGATTCAGCAGTTTAAATATACGTTTGATTTTTTAAATATGCCTTTTACGGGATATGTAATAGGAAGAGCGAGTAAGCCCAAGGAAATTTTGCAGGATAAAGTCGCTTTATCCCAAGCTCGATTAATGAATGAGCAAATTAAGAAGCTCATACAATCTAGGGAGCAAAGTTAA
- the yfjQ gene encoding putative metal ion transporter YfjQ: protein MINFIGITNEDHVEKNTFTTNIDLMSFKWYWVDFSEPTEEEIKLLSDTFHFHPLAIEDCVQEFQRSKLDYYREYTFFVTHTVHEEENEIIKDEVDFFISEKYIVTFHKNPSIEVNKVWSMLLAQERLEKWDPYYVFYEVLDKIVDNYFPIVYKIEDELESMIKRTENKSMNQLMDELFETRNMLLNLLHIVNPMRDLLYRMLNSHHLNLNRIEERKEYFNDIYDHLLKLSEMVMTNREVTADIRDSYLSLNSHQTNNVMKMLTIITSIFAPLTFIAGIYGMNFENIPELTWEYGYFLSLGLMGFIGVAMLLWFWRRGWFK from the coding sequence TCACCACAAACATCGACTTAATGTCCTTTAAATGGTATTGGGTAGATTTTAGTGAACCAACAGAGGAGGAAATAAAACTTTTATCTGACACCTTTCATTTCCATCCTTTAGCCATCGAGGACTGTGTACAAGAATTTCAACGCTCGAAATTAGATTATTATAGGGAGTATACATTTTTTGTCACACATACGGTTCACGAAGAAGAAAACGAGATAATTAAAGATGAAGTAGATTTTTTCATAAGTGAAAAATACATTGTTACATTTCATAAAAATCCTTCTATTGAAGTAAATAAAGTTTGGAGTATGTTATTAGCTCAAGAAAGACTTGAAAAATGGGATCCATATTATGTATTTTATGAAGTCCTGGATAAAATCGTCGATAATTATTTCCCAATCGTCTATAAGATAGAAGATGAGTTAGAATCCATGATAAAAAGAACAGAAAATAAGTCAATGAATCAATTAATGGATGAATTATTTGAGACAAGAAATATGCTTTTAAATCTACTGCATATCGTTAATCCGATGCGTGACTTGCTTTATCGTATGTTAAATTCACATCATTTGAATTTAAACCGGATTGAAGAAAGAAAAGAATATTTTAATGATATATATGACCATTTGCTAAAGCTATCTGAGATGGTTATGACGAATAGAGAAGTAACAGCAGATATTCGGGATAGTTATTTATCTTTAAACTCTCATCAAACGAACAATGTAATGAAAATGCTAACGATTATTACATCTATTTTTGCACCTTTAACATTTATCGCAGGTATTTATGGAATGAATTTCGAAAACATTCCAGAGTTAACATGGGAATATGGCTACTTTTTATCACTAGGTTTAATGGGGTTTATAGGTGTAGCGATGCTTCTTTGGTTTTGGCGTAGAGGTTGGTTTAAGTAA